The proteins below come from a single Papaver somniferum cultivar HN1 chromosome 11, ASM357369v1, whole genome shotgun sequence genomic window:
- the LOC113324923 gene encoding F-box protein At5g65850-like, giving the protein MPLPIDDGNVIKRDVELVFRKRKALMKVEKEVRRNRIQKQLAAKKRLKSIIPIPQHIPDEIIQEILHRLPPNSLIQWGCVSKLWFNTICRNHIFATTHLRRQLPNKKLRLSFHLSWDCPPKCGYTIKEEFFYLEKDEIDVKKSYELFTTSRPLVFGHCNGLYCYPYMDAHQNFIWVCNPSRDEVLSICPPPIANYDADNAIITCMGFGFDSLSNKYKLVFVARSTFGGEFKCFIFTFGADSCWREVTINLNSSNMFRASDQLWTLNKSSVFCNGVLYWRGATEPYPLISFDLHHESFHLIRFPTECISADEKQQQLVHLLDYKGALCVARLEKQSGSQNLKLHLHTLRDRIKQVWIKETPVVLPFPLPLLDATRLMGFSDDRILFHWFDGKDFQLRDMHMKYVKVVMPPASHVEYHVNNLVENVLCLRTFVPAKASRLFDVDMNSLKKYVFESRREFGLFVLTTKSVFKAACEAYMDY; this is encoded by the coding sequence ATGCCGTTGCCAATTGATGATGGAAATGTGATCAAGAGGGATGTTGAATTAGTATTCAGGAAAAGAAAAGCATTGATGAAGGTCGAGAAGGAAGTAAGACGTAATAGAATTCAGAAACAATTAGCAGCAAAAAAGAGATTGAAGAGTATAATCCCAATTCCTCAACATATTCCTGATGAAATTATTCAAGAGATTCTACACAGACTTCCTCCTAATTCTCTGATTCAGTGGGGCTGCGTTTCCAAGCTTTGGTTCAACACTATTTGCCGCAACCATATCTTTGCTACAACTCATCTCCGTCGCCAATTACCGAATAAAAAACTGCGTCTCAGTTTCCACTTGAGTTGGGATTGTCCGCCCAAGTGTGGCTATACAATCAAAGAGGAGTTCTTCTATTTAGAAAAGGATGAAATCGATGTTAAAAAATCATATGAGCTTTTCACCACAAGCAGACCTCTTGTGTTCGGACATTGCAATGGCTTGTACTGTTACCCATACATGGATGCCCATCAAAATTTCATTTGGGTTTGTAACCCAAGCAGGGATGAGGTATTATCCATATGCCCTCCACCCATTGCTAATTACGATGCTGATAATGCAATAATAACATGTATGGGTTTTGGGTTTGATTCCTTGAGCAACAAATACAAGCTTGTCTTTGTTGCTCGCAGTACTTTTGGCGGTGAGTTCAAGTGCTTCATATTTACATTCGGAGCTGATTCATGCTGGAGAGAGGTCACAATAAACCTCAACTCGAGTAACATGTTCAGAGCTTCTGATCAATTATGGACTTTGAATAAATCTTCCGTCTTTTGCAATGGGGTTCTCTACTGGAGAGGTGCAACAGAGCCTTATCCATTGATATCATTCGACCTCCACCATGAGAGTTTTCATCTCATTCGATTCCCGACTGAGTGCATTTCAGCTGATGAGAAGCAACAACAATTGGTTCATCTTCTTGATTACAAAGGAGCTCTATGTGTTGCACGCCTTGAAAAACAATCAGGTAGTCAGAATCTTAAGCTTCACTTGCATACATTAAGGGACAGAATCAAGCAAGTTTGGATCAAGGAAACTCCTGTTGTTCTTCCGTTTCCACTTCCTCTCCTTGACGCAACTCGTCTAATGGGCTTCTCTGATGATCGGATTCTATTCCACTGGTTCGACGGGAAAGATTTTCAGCTGCGTGATATGCACATGAAATATGTCAAGGTAGTAATGCCCCCAGCTAGCCATGTGGAGTATCATGTGAACAATCTTGTGGAAAACGTTCTTTGTTTACGCACCTTCGTGCCCGCAAAAGCTAGTAGGTTATTTGACGTTGACATGAACAGCTTGAAAAAATATGTGTTTGAAAGTCGACGAGAATTTGGATTATTCGTGCTCACCACCAAATCCGTATTTAAAGCGGCATGCGAGGCATACATGGATTATTAG